Genomic DNA from Erythrobacter aureus:
CACCCCGGGCGTGTCGAGCGGGACCAGCACCTGCGATTGCTGCCGGTGCCGCTCGGCCTCGGGATCGGTCTTGCCCATCACTATCGCCAGCGCACAGCGGGGGTCGCCAATGCCCGAAGACCACCATTTGCGTCCGTTGATGACATATTCGTCACCCTCGCGCCGGATCGAGGTCTGGATATTCGTCGCATCGGAAGAAGCGACGTCGGGCTCGGTCATCAGGAATGTCGAACGGATCGCGCCATCCATCAACGGCCTGAGCCAGCGCGCCTTCTGCTCGGGCGTGCCATAGCGGTGCAGGACCTCCATGTTGCCGGTATCGGGCGCCGAACAGTTGAACGCCTCGGACGCGAAGCTGACGCGTCCCATTTCCTCGGCGCACAGCGCATATTCGAAATTGCTCAGCCCCGCGCCGCGAAAATCTTCGGTATCGTGTTCGGATGGGGGCAGGAACAGGTTCCACAGCCCTTCCTGATAGGCGCGTGCCTTCAGCTCCTCGATCACCGGAGGGATCTGCCACCGCGCTGCCCCTTCCTGCCGGGCGTGGGTGTGATAGGCATTCTCGGCACGATAGACGTGGTCCTGCATGAAGGCCCGCACACGGTCGCGCCATGCGATCTGCTTGGGCGAGAGTGTGAAATCCATCCTGTTCTCCTGCGAATCCGCTGTTTGCCGTCGACCCTAGGGGGTGGTCCCGAACGCGCTTTGACCTGGGGCAAAGAATTCCGCCCGCCGCATTCATTCACCCGGGCGGGAGCGCAGCATCACAGGGGCATAGGCGAGCACGAAGAGCGCGAAGGCGGCGATCCACAGCGCGCCGGCAAGATGCAGCAGCGACTGATAATACGCCGGGACGAGCGAAGCTGCCACGCGCGCCAGCACGGCGAGGTGGAGCGCCAGATAGCTTGCCCGCGTTGCCGGCCCGGCATGGAGCGCGCGGCCCGTATGGCCGAGCGTCGCGCGGGTCATCACCGCCAGGATCATGCCCGCCAGCGCGCCCACGCTCAGCGCGTGGACCCCCGCGCTCGCGGGGATCGGCGCGCCAAACCCGGTCGCGCCGAGTAGCAGCAGGCCCAATGGTATCCAGACATAGCCGAGATGGAGCACCAGCACGATCGGCGAGGCGAGCGTGCGCCATCCCCGCCACCGCGCTAGGCGGACCAACTGGATGCTTCCGGCAAAGACCAGCGCCGCCCCGACCGGGGCACCGCACCGGCCAGCATCCATGCCCCCAGCGCGAGGGCGGTCGCCAGCACCACAGCAATATCGAAACGGGTCGGTTGCGAGGGCAGGCTGCCGGTCAGCCCTTCGCGCTGCATCCAATTGCGGGTGAAGGAGGGGACGATGCGCCCGCCGATCAGCGAAACCAGCGTCACGGCCAGCGCGATGCCCGCACGGTGACCGATATCGTATCCGATCAAGCCCGCCGATCCGGCATAGTCCAGCAGGTCGGCAAGGCCGAACAGGGCGATCGCCAGCACGACAGGCAGATTGCGGTTCTTCGCCAGCACGATCTCCCGCAGGATAAGCGCGGCGAGGGCGAGGTAGAACCCGCCATCGACCAGCGCCAGCAGGGCGAGCGGCAGCTCGGGCGCGGCGAAGGGCAGGGCGCGGGCTAGGAGCCACCACAGCGCCAGCGCGGCCAGCGGCGCGCCCGCGATCGGCAGGCGGCCGGTCCAGTTGGGCACGGCGGTCAGCGCGAAACCGGCTATGGCTGCGCCAACAAAGCCGAACAGCATTTCGTGGCGATGCCAGGCCAGCGGATCGAGCGCGCCGATCTGCGGCACGCCGACACTGAAAGCCCACAGCCAGATCGCGATGGTGATGGCGGCCCAAATGCCCGCGCCCAGAAAGAACGGCCGAAAGCCGCCGCGCAGTACCGGCGGGGCCTGTTCCATCCGGCGGCGGCGCAATTCGAGCCGGTCGCGATTGTCGAGCGTTCCTCCCATCATCTCTCCTCGTCGAGAAAATCGACTCGACCGGTATCGAGGTGGTAATAGGCCCCGACCACCCGCAAGGCCCCGCGCCGCTGCGGTTCGAGCAGGGCGGGCGAAGCCTCCTGCTGCAATTCCCGGACCACCTTGCGCACATTGCACAGCGCCGCGGCGTCGACAAGATTCTCGGCCCAGGGATCGGCCTCCAGCACGGCCGGGAGCAGCGATTGCAGCACCTTGCTGACATTGCCCGAGAACTGGCGCTGTTCGCGCGTTACCGCGACCGCCGCGCGCAATGCGCCGCAGGCCTCGTGGCCCATGACCACGATCAGCGGAACGCCGAGCTGCGTCACCGCGAATTCCAGGCTGCCGAGTGCGCTGGTGCACAGCGTGTTGCCGGCATTGCGCACGATGAACAGCTCGCCCAGACCCCGCTCGAACAGCAGTTCCGGCGGCACGCGCGAATCCGAACAGGATAGATAAGCCGCGAAGGGCCGCTGGGCCGCCGCCAGGTGCAGCCTACGCATGCGGTCTATCGGAGGCTGATAAGTCGCATCGTCGAGAAAGCGCCGATTGCCGTCTTTCAGCAGGGCCAGCGCCTCATCGGGGGAGAGTTGCGGGAGGGTATCGTCGGGCATGTCGACTATATTGCATATGATATACCCATTTACTTTGACTAATATCAATTACACCAGTGAAGAATCGCGTATCTGGGCGATATGAAGCAAGCCACACTTCTCGCTGCACCGCTTCTCGCCGTGTCGCTCTCGCCTGCGGTTCTTCACGCGCAAGCTGCTGAAGAGCCCGTCGTCACCCCCTATGCGGACATCCGCTACCGGCTCGAACTGGTCGATCAGGGCGGTGTGCCCGAAGACGCCACCGCATCGACGCTGCGGGTCAAAGCGGGTGTGAAGACAGGATCATGGCAGGGCCTGAGCGCGCTGGTCGAAGGTGAAGCGATCATGCGCATCGGCCCCCGGCACTATAACGACACCACCAACGGGCTCACCCGCTATCCGGTGGTGGCCGACCCGACCGACGTGCTGCTCAACCAGGCCTATGTGCGCTTCAATCCCGGTAAGACGGTGGACGCTATCGCCGGTCGCCAGGTCATCAATCTGGACAATCAACGCTGGATCGGATCGGTTGGTTGGCGTCAGAACGACCAGATCTTCGATGCGGGCCGGATCAGTGTCACGCCGGTCGCCGGGCTGACCGCGCAATATATCCATAGCTGGCGCGTCAACCGCATCTTCGGCCCGGACTCGCCGCAGGGTATCTGGCGCGATACCGCGATCAATGCGGTCAATATCGGCTATAAATTGGGCGAGGCCGGGACGCTGACCGGTTATGGATATTGGCTGGATATTCCGCAGGCACCTGCGGCAAGTTCGCGCACGCTGGGCGGGCGGCTGGCCGGGCAGTATCCGGTGGCGGAGGGGGTGAAGGTGCTCTACGCCGCCGAATATGCCCGCCAGACCGATCTCTCGCCCAACCCGGCAAATTTCGGCCTCGATTATCTCGCGCTGGAGCCGGGTGTTGCCTTCAAAGGATTGACCCTGAAGGCCGGTTACGAACGGCTGGAAGGCAATGGTGCGGTCGCGCTGCAAACCCCGCTCGCGACGCTGCACGCCTTCAATGGCTGGGCGGACGTTTTCCTGAACACACCGGCCAGCGGATTGCGCGACCTCTATGCCGATGCGGCGTACAAATTCGCCGATGGCCCCGTGAAGGGGCTGCTGCTACGCGCGACCTATCACGACTTCCATTCGACCGTTGGAGATGTGGGCTACGGGCATGAGTTCGATGCGCTCATTGCCTACCCGCTCACCAAACAGATCGGCGTTTCTGCGAAATTTGCCCAGTACAACTCAAACGGCTTTGCGACCGATCGAACCAAAGCCTGGTTCACGATCGAAGCGAAATTCTGAACCCCGCAGCCACTCTCTCCCGGCTAGCGGGGAACCTTGTCAGGCCGCGCGAACGTTTCCAGCTTCGCGCGGTCTGACATCCTTACCATCCTTCCCTTGAGGCTTACCCCCTGCTTGCCGAGCAGGCCGAAAGCGCGCGAGAGATTTTCCGGCGTCATGCCCAGCAGCGATGCCAGAACGCGCTTTTCGGCGGGGAGAACGGTCGTCTCGGGCAGACCCTGCACATCGTGTTGCTGCAGGATGAAATGCGCCAGCCGTTCGGCGGACTGGCGCAATTTCATATCCGCAAGCGCTAGAACCAGATCGCGATAGCCGAAGGCCAGTTCGCGCATGGTCGCTTCCATCAGGGCCGTGTCCTTGCGCACCACCTCGCGCATCAAGGCGGCGGGGACGAGCAGGACGCGTGACGATTCGAGTGTACGCGCGGACATCAGATAGGGCAGGTCGGTGACCACCGCCGCCAGGATGAAGCTGCGAACCGGTTGGACGATCCGCATGGTCGTGTCGCGATCGCCGACCGAAGTATAGAGTTCGGCGAGACCATCCACCAGCACGTGAAGGAAATCGGCGCGCTGCCCGACTTCGAAGAGCACGAGCTGCGGCGGGAATACCTGCAGGAAGGAGCCGGAGAAGATACGGTCGCGCTCCTCCTCGTTCATTGCGCGAAAGAGGGGAAGATTGGCGACTTCGGGTTTTTCGGCGGGGCGCAGTGTCAGACTCCTGGCTTGTCGAATAGCTGGACTGAAATTGATAATTATCAAGTGGTGGATTGATGTGACGCCTTCACCTACCTCACATGGATCAGTGCGGCCACCTTTTTCCCCGAACGATCCTGTTTTCTTGACCTGAATCAAGGGATGGGCGGGCTGGCTCCTTTCTGGAAGATGCACGAACACGTAGCCAAGGGAGGCCAAAATGCAGCTTGGCTCAGCCGCTAGCAAGAGTGACCAGAATCGGGCCTTGGGGCTCAGCACGATCGCATTCACGATATGTTTCGCGGTCTGGACGATTTTCGCGATCATTGGGATTGAAATCAAAGGCGAACTCGGCCTCAGCGATACGCAGTTCGGTCTGCTGGTCGGCACTCCGATCCTGACCGGATCGCTCACGCGTCTTTTCCTTGGTGTGTGGACCGACCAGTATGGCGGACGGATCGTTTTCCCGCTGACGATGATCGCTTCGGCGATCGCGACATATCTTCTCTCCTTCGCCGACAGCTATTTTCTTACCCTGCTGGCGGCGCTTGGCCTTGGGGTCGCGGGCGGTACCTTCGCAGTCGGCGTCGCCTATGTGTCGAAGTGGTATCCCCCCGAAAAGCAGGGCTCCGCGCTCGGCTTCTTCGGCATGGGCAATGTCGGCGCGGCAGTGACCAAGTTCGCCGCGCCCTGGGTCATGGTGGCTCTGGGCTGGCAGGCCGTTGCGCAGATTTGGGCAACGGCGGCTGCGGTGATGGCGGTGGTGTTCTTCCTGTTTTCGAAGGACGATCCCGACCTTGCCGCGCGCAAGGCGAGCGGCGCGAAGCCCAAAACCCTGCGCGAGCAGCTCGAGCCGCTCAAAAAGGAACAGGTCTGGCGTTTTTCGCTGTACTATTTCTTCGTGTTCGGTGCCTTCGTCGCGTTGGCGCTCTGGCTGCCGAAATATCTGATCGGGGTCTATGGCGTTGACGTGAAGCTGGCCGGTACCTTGGCCGCCGTCTTCTCGCTTTCGGCCAGTGTCTTCCGCGCTTACGGCGGCATCCTGTCGGATCGCTACGGCGCCCGCAAGGTAATGTACGCCACTTTCGGCGTATCGCTGGTCTGCCTGTTCATGCTGTCCTATCCCTCGACCGACTATATCATTCACGGTTCGCGGGGCGACATCGCCTTTTCCACCGAGATGGGGCTAGTGCCTTTCGTGGTGACGATCTTCGTGCTCGGCTTCTTCATGTCGCTGGGCAAGGCCGCGGTCTACAAGCACATTCCCGTCTACTATCCCGACCATGTTGGCTCGGTCGGCGGCATGGTCGGCCTGGTCGGCGGGCTGGGTGGTTTCATCCTGCCGATCATCTTCGGCGCGGTAAGCGATCTTACCGGTATCTGGACGAGCTGTTTCATGGTGCTCTTCGCACTGGTCGCCGTGGCGCTGGTTTGGATGCATATCGCGGTGCGCCAAATGGAGCA
This window encodes:
- a CDS encoding acyl-CoA dehydrogenase family protein; translation: MDFTLSPKQIAWRDRVRAFMQDHVYRAENAYHTHARQEGAARWQIPPVIEELKARAYQEGLWNLFLPPSEHDTEDFRGAGLSNFEYALCAEEMGRVSFASEAFNCSAPDTGNMEVLHRYGTPEQKARWLRPLMDGAIRSTFLMTEPDVASSDATNIQTSIRREGDEYVINGRKWWSSGIGDPRCALAIVMGKTDPEAERHRQQSQVLVPLDTPGVEIVRMLPVLGFDGAPHGHGEVVLRNVRVPVDNMILGEGRGFEIAQGRLGPGRIHHCMRAIGAAERAIDKMSERLQARIAFGKRLSDQSIWEQRLGEARLDIEMTRLLCLKAADMMDRTDNKAARMEIAMIKVAAPRTALRVVDHAIQAHGAAGLSDDFGLAEVYAGMRALRIADGPDEVHLRSIARMELSRAEARLADWRRTGSGSL
- a CDS encoding carbonic anhydrase, whose amino-acid sequence is MPDDTLPQLSPDEALALLKDGNRRFLDDATYQPPIDRMRRLHLAAAQRPFAAYLSCSDSRVPPELLFERGLGELFIVRNAGNTLCTSALGSLEFAVTQLGVPLIVVMGHEACGALRAAVAVTREQRQFSGNVSKVLQSLLPAVLEADPWAENLVDAAALCNVRKVVRELQQEASPALLEPQRRGALRVVGAYYHLDTGRVDFLDEER
- a CDS encoding NnrS family protein, translating into MMGGTLDNRDRLELRRRRMEQAPPVLRGGFRPFFLGAGIWAAITIAIWLWAFSVGVPQIGALDPLAWHRHEMLFGFVGAAIAGFALTAVPNWTGRLPIAGAPLAALALWWLLARALPFAAPELPLALLALVDGGFYLALAALILREIVLAKNRNLPVVLAIALFGLADLLDYAGSAGLIGYDIGHRAGIALAVTLVSLIGGRIVPSFTRNWMQREGLTGSLPSQPTRFDIAVVLATALALGAWMLAGAVPRSGRRWSLPEASSWSA
- a CDS encoding helix-turn-helix domain-containing protein, which gives rise to MIAKIVQTAKHIVNAIVLSPKARFWSLLLAAEPSCILASLGYVFVHLPERSQPAHPLIQVKKTGSFGEKGGRTDPCEVGEGVTSIHHLIIINFSPAIRQARSLTLRPAEKPEVANLPLFRAMNEEERDRIFSGSFLQVFPPQLVLFEVGQRADFLHVLVDGLAELYTSVGDRDTTMRIVQPVRSFILAAVVTDLPYLMSARTLESSRVLLVPAALMREVVRKDTALMEATMRELAFGYRDLVLALADMKLRQSAERLAHFILQQHDVQGLPETTVLPAEKRVLASLLGMTPENLSRAFGLLGKQGVSLKGRMVRMSDRAKLETFARPDKVPR
- a CDS encoding NnrS family protein; the protein is MVRLARWRGWRTLASPIVLVLHLGYVWIPLGLLLLGATGFGAPIPASAGVHALSVGALAGMILAVMTRATLGHTGRALHAGPATRASYLALHLAVLARVAASLVPAYYQSLLHLAGALWIAAFALFVLAYAPVMLRSRPGE